The Pseudarthrobacter sulfonivorans genome includes a window with the following:
- a CDS encoding LacI family DNA-binding transcriptional regulator has translation MESAEQVQQSVRSGRITAAMVAARAGVSTATVSLVANGKTAGRVSEDNIARVRDAISELGYVVDGIGSSLAKGVSSIVILVSPDISNPFFAKVIAGVRESLGADYQLLLSVTPAGEFPQAGDVRKLMALRPAGLLVGAPNAEFLDDLSAAGPVVLLDAPGLEAYAPSVNLDVAHGARQLAAHLADTGHRRVAYVDSVTGTATFAIRRGAFLDEAAAHGIAVEPGHIISTTIDVGASAAAFAAAWPAWQQAGVTAVVCCTDTHAYGVLQEARVAGVQIPDELAIAGFDDLPYSATSNPSLTSVHLPATSLGLKAGGQLRRLIEGHRLEQPQLTLESSLVVRNSTSA, from the coding sequence ATGGAATCCGCGGAGCAGGTGCAGCAATCCGTCCGCTCTGGGCGGATCACGGCCGCCATGGTCGCGGCCCGCGCCGGCGTCTCGACGGCGACCGTTTCCCTGGTGGCCAACGGCAAGACCGCCGGCCGCGTTTCTGAGGACAACATCGCCAGGGTGCGGGACGCAATTTCCGAGCTCGGGTACGTGGTGGACGGGATCGGCAGCTCACTGGCCAAAGGTGTCAGCTCCATCGTTATCCTCGTGTCTCCGGACATCTCCAACCCGTTTTTCGCCAAGGTGATCGCCGGGGTCCGGGAGTCACTCGGGGCTGATTACCAGCTGCTGCTGTCCGTCACCCCGGCCGGCGAGTTTCCGCAGGCGGGCGATGTCCGGAAGCTGATGGCGCTCCGGCCGGCCGGGCTGCTGGTGGGTGCCCCCAACGCCGAATTCCTGGACGATCTTTCCGCCGCGGGCCCCGTGGTCCTGCTCGATGCCCCGGGGCTGGAGGCCTACGCCCCGTCCGTGAATCTGGACGTTGCGCACGGCGCGCGCCAGCTGGCCGCGCACCTGGCGGACACTGGGCACCGCCGGGTGGCCTACGTGGACAGCGTCACCGGCACAGCCACGTTCGCCATCCGCCGCGGAGCCTTCCTGGACGAGGCAGCGGCCCACGGAATAGCGGTGGAGCCCGGCCACATCATCAGTACCACCATCGACGTCGGCGCGTCCGCCGCCGCGTTCGCCGCCGCCTGGCCGGCATGGCAGCAAGCCGGGGTCACCGCCGTCGTCTGCTGCACTGACACGCACGCCTACGGCGTGCTCCAGGAAGCACGGGTGGCAGGCGTGCAGATTCCGGACGAGCTGGCCATCGCCGGCTTCGACGATCTGCCGTACTCTGCCACCAGCAATCCCAGCCTGACCAGCGTGCACCTGCCGGCAACCTCGCTGGGGCTGAAGGCAGGCGGGCAGCTGCGCCGGCTCATAGAAGGCCACCGGCTGGAGCAGCCGCAGCTGACGCTGGAGAGCTCCCTGGTGGTCCGCAACTCCACCTCGGCATAA
- a CDS encoding GTP pyrophosphokinase — protein MPSNWDSLDISLRESVQENVEIYERVRPALKLVTKDVLHILRDMLKDTEVTPLFVTGRTKSVESFREKISRIEEPLEPGGPPVLKFPDPFRTLNDMVGVRVITKLPAENALVANIIKRQRQVFDCRGDREKDIGSIESGTYGYSSRHLILRTIQNEAVKDYQQAFNPDVPANGSYFFECQIRTVFAHAWSEIEHDIRFKAEDPRAWTPHFDRQFTATAAMLETVESAFADLHERYEEVRSYWDMDGEGAAQLTPNRIRDVWRTLLPHVDRKVDDDWGWAAELMAAHGLNQTVQLAGLLSAQRITEVRKALDHRYSPGPDRLLDDLLLWQYGTKHIDLTAETPDAVPHPRRDSLLRRLKQIERYRQTKSE, from the coding sequence ATGCCGAGTAACTGGGACAGCCTGGACATCAGCCTGCGTGAATCCGTGCAGGAGAACGTGGAGATCTACGAGCGCGTCCGCCCTGCCCTGAAGCTGGTCACCAAGGACGTTCTCCATATCCTCCGCGACATGTTGAAGGACACCGAGGTCACGCCGCTGTTTGTCACCGGACGCACCAAATCGGTGGAATCGTTCCGGGAGAAAATTTCCCGGATTGAGGAACCGCTGGAACCCGGCGGTCCGCCAGTACTGAAGTTCCCGGACCCGTTCCGCACCCTCAACGACATGGTGGGCGTGCGCGTTATCACCAAGCTGCCCGCGGAGAATGCGCTGGTGGCCAACATCATCAAGCGCCAGCGCCAGGTGTTCGACTGCCGCGGCGACCGCGAGAAGGACATCGGCTCCATCGAGTCCGGCACGTACGGCTACTCCAGCCGCCACCTCATCCTGCGCACCATCCAGAACGAGGCCGTCAAGGATTACCAGCAGGCCTTCAACCCGGACGTTCCGGCCAACGGCAGCTACTTCTTTGAATGCCAGATCCGCACCGTCTTCGCCCACGCGTGGAGCGAGATCGAGCACGATATCCGTTTCAAGGCCGAGGACCCGCGCGCCTGGACGCCGCATTTCGACCGCCAGTTCACCGCAACCGCCGCCATGCTGGAAACCGTGGAAAGCGCCTTCGCGGACCTGCACGAACGCTACGAGGAAGTCCGCAGCTACTGGGACATGGACGGTGAAGGCGCCGCGCAGCTTACCCCCAACCGGATCCGCGACGTTTGGCGCACCCTGTTGCCCCATGTGGACCGCAAGGTGGACGACGACTGGGGCTGGGCGGCCGAACTGATGGCGGCCCACGGGCTCAACCAGACCGTCCAGCTGGCGGGCCTGCTCAGCGCCCAGCGGATAACCGAGGTCCGCAAGGCCCTGGACCACCGCTACTCCCCCGGCCCGGACCGCCTGCTGGATGACCTCCTGCTCTGGCAGTACGGCACCAAACACATTGACCTCACCGCAGAGACGCCCGACGCCGTACCGCACCCGCGGCGCGACAGCCTCCTGCGGCGGCTGAAACAGATCGAGCGCTACCGCCAGACCAAGTCCGAGTAG
- a CDS encoding glycosyltransferase family 87 protein: MPLSDKDSAISTDAFFATLTRIRNVILPAAARSWLNTPRGLLTGFVLVHLGFLIFAALLSLRGEAFSDTFIYRDWARAGFDEANLSGGPSPWVYPILALIPMALAGLAGPGPFFFLWVLMTTILNGWALAKLTDRGRNQAAIPAAWWWLVFTLLMGWLGFARVDGLTAPIVLVALAYGVGRPFIASVLLAAATWVKVWPAAVMLALFAVVKNRLLVVLAGVATSAVVVALAAAVGSVPKLLNFLTQQGDRGMQLEATFTTPWLWLSVLNIGDSRMYMNTAINSMQVDGPGTAVMSVLMQPLLILAALLVAGLTFWALHNGKLNGNGKADGGVDRTELLLAGALTLATAFVVFNKVGSPQFMVWLAPAVAVGLAHSWHEWRVPAAMLIAIAVATFFIYPLFYDALSHNNPLMAGVLTIRNVLLVVLFLWSVRRLYSLGKKTSASVPALKES, from the coding sequence ATGCCCCTCTCTGACAAGGATTCCGCCATTTCCACGGACGCATTCTTCGCCACGCTCACCCGGATCCGCAATGTCATCCTGCCTGCGGCAGCACGGTCCTGGCTGAACACGCCCCGTGGACTGCTCACGGGCTTTGTCCTGGTGCACCTGGGTTTCCTGATCTTCGCGGCGCTGCTGTCCCTGCGCGGCGAAGCGTTCAGTGACACCTTCATTTACCGCGACTGGGCCCGGGCGGGTTTCGATGAAGCGAACCTCAGCGGCGGCCCCAGCCCATGGGTGTACCCCATCCTCGCGCTGATCCCGATGGCACTTGCAGGGCTTGCCGGTCCCGGACCGTTCTTCTTCCTCTGGGTGCTGATGACCACTATCCTCAACGGCTGGGCCCTGGCCAAGCTCACTGACCGTGGCCGCAACCAAGCCGCCATCCCGGCAGCCTGGTGGTGGCTGGTCTTCACCCTGCTCATGGGTTGGCTTGGCTTCGCACGCGTGGACGGCCTCACCGCACCGATCGTCCTGGTGGCCCTGGCCTATGGTGTGGGCCGGCCGTTTATCGCGTCGGTCCTGCTTGCCGCGGCCACCTGGGTAAAGGTGTGGCCGGCCGCCGTCATGCTGGCCCTCTTCGCCGTCGTCAAGAACCGCCTCCTGGTGGTGCTGGCCGGTGTGGCCACGTCAGCGGTGGTGGTGGCACTCGCCGCCGCGGTTGGCAGTGTGCCCAAGCTGCTGAACTTCCTGACCCAGCAGGGCGACAGGGGCATGCAGCTCGAGGCAACATTCACCACCCCGTGGCTGTGGCTGTCCGTGCTGAACATCGGCGACTCCCGGATGTACATGAACACCGCTATCAACTCCATGCAGGTGGACGGCCCCGGCACGGCCGTGATGTCGGTGCTGATGCAGCCGCTCCTCATCCTTGCTGCGCTGCTGGTGGCCGGGCTGACCTTCTGGGCGCTGCACAACGGCAAGCTCAACGGCAACGGAAAGGCCGACGGCGGCGTGGACCGCACCGAGCTGCTGCTGGCCGGCGCGCTCACCCTGGCCACCGCCTTTGTGGTGTTCAACAAGGTGGGCTCGCCCCAGTTCATGGTGTGGCTGGCCCCGGCCGTAGCGGTGGGCCTGGCGCACAGCTGGCATGAGTGGCGGGTCCCCGCGGCCATGCTCATCGCCATCGCCGTGGCCACGTTCTTCATCTACCCGCTGTTCTACGATGCGCTCAGCCACAACAACCCCCTCATGGCCGGCGTGCTGACCATCCGCAACGTCCTCCTGGTGGTCCTGTTCCTGTGGTCGGTCCGGCGCCTGTACTCGCTGGGCAAAAAGACTTCAGCGTCCGTCCCCGCGCTCAAGGAGTCCTAA
- a CDS encoding glycosyltransferase 87 family protein translates to MDWFARPSSVWWGFAVIHLYFLGWMASFFLNGDTFSDTEQYRQWAMDGYNPDSLDGKISPWVYPVLAQIPIFLANIAGPSLYLLCWFLIITALNAVGLTFLTRGPRKVKGIAPAWWWLFFTVFMGYLSFARVEGITAPIVLIALLYAAERPVVAGILLSVATWLKVWPAAVLVPIVIASRKRIQVLASGVAVTAVVGLGTYLSGGLPHIMDFLTNQGERGMQLEATFSTPWVWLSVFNIAGSKMADNTAINSTEVYGPGADVAAFLMQPLLILAAVVAAVLLVRALNRGAEREELFLEGALMMTTAFIVFNKVGSPQFIVWLAPVIIAGLTHDWDRWKVPAALLMGIAVTTFVIYPLFYTPLIHAHPVMAAILTTRNVLLVVLLWWSVKRTAELGRKSQAVPQAA, encoded by the coding sequence GTGGACTGGTTCGCCCGTCCGTCCAGCGTCTGGTGGGGCTTCGCGGTCATCCACCTGTACTTCCTGGGCTGGATGGCGTCCTTCTTCCTCAACGGCGATACGTTCAGCGACACCGAGCAGTACCGCCAGTGGGCCATGGACGGCTACAACCCGGACAGCCTGGACGGCAAGATCAGCCCCTGGGTCTACCCGGTGCTGGCGCAGATCCCGATCTTCCTCGCGAACATTGCCGGACCCAGCCTGTACCTCCTGTGCTGGTTCCTGATCATCACAGCGCTCAACGCCGTCGGGCTTACCTTCCTGACGCGCGGTCCGCGGAAGGTGAAGGGAATCGCCCCGGCCTGGTGGTGGCTGTTTTTCACCGTCTTTATGGGTTACCTCAGCTTCGCCCGGGTGGAGGGCATCACCGCCCCCATCGTGCTGATTGCCCTGTTGTACGCGGCCGAACGCCCCGTGGTGGCAGGGATCCTGCTTAGCGTGGCCACCTGGCTCAAGGTGTGGCCGGCAGCGGTCCTCGTGCCGATCGTCATTGCCAGCCGCAAGCGGATCCAAGTGCTGGCGTCCGGCGTCGCAGTCACCGCCGTCGTGGGCCTGGGCACGTACCTTTCCGGCGGCCTGCCTCACATCATGGACTTCCTGACCAACCAGGGCGAACGTGGCATGCAGCTTGAAGCCACGTTCTCCACACCGTGGGTGTGGCTCAGCGTATTCAACATCGCCGGGTCCAAGATGGCGGACAACACGGCCATCAACTCCACCGAGGTCTACGGCCCGGGCGCCGACGTGGCCGCCTTCCTGATGCAGCCCCTGCTGATCCTCGCCGCCGTGGTAGCCGCCGTCCTGCTGGTCCGGGCGCTGAACCGCGGCGCAGAGCGGGAGGAACTCTTCCTTGAGGGCGCGCTGATGATGACCACGGCATTCATTGTGTTCAACAAGGTGGGTTCGCCGCAGTTCATTGTCTGGCTGGCCCCCGTGATCATCGCGGGCCTCACGCACGACTGGGACCGCTGGAAGGTCCCGGCGGCGCTGCTCATGGGGATCGCCGTGACCACCTTTGTGATCTACCCACTGTTCTACACGCCCCTGATCCACGCCCACCCGGTCATGGCCGCCATCCTGACCACGCGCAACGTGCTCCTGGTGGTGCTGCTGTGGTGGTCGGTGAAGCGGACCGCGGAGCTGGGCCGCAAATCGCAGGCGGTCCCTCAGGCCGCCTGA
- a CDS encoding amylo-alpha-1,6-glucosidase: MAGWNADTAAGPLGAGTVTLVEGSSFCISLPNGDIHPEHPHGVFFEDTRILSGWNLTVNDEPLESLAANMKEPYRALFVGRVPRSDGYADSPLIVERLREVGAGIQEQVTIRNYSVEPAECVISVSIAADFADLFEVKEARIQRRWDESRVVEGDSLTIRGAWQDVRKGILVHAPGADVSPEGLKYRISVAPHTQWSTLLTAVPSDETASPRPPSFVKVGEDGLSPMDRRRQEWVAKIPVLHMGNRSIERTLRRSYDDLGALRIEDPNHPERIVVAAGAPWFMTLFGRDSLLASEMALPVDPSLALGTLQTLADRQGSAVDPMSEEEPGKILHEVRLDVSSGLALGGKSIYYGSVDATPLFVLALGSVSRWGFARDTIAALLPHADRALAWIKDYGDKDGDGFVEYERLNPRGLVNQGWKDSWDGINFADGRLAEPPIALCEVQGYVYAAYTARAWMAYDAGDVALAHDYADQAAQLKKRFNEQFWMPDRGYYAIALDGKKRQVDACASNMGHCLVYGLIDEDKAPLVVERLMSPEMFSGWGVRTLASDMGAYNPASYHNGSVWPHDNALIASGLLRYGFIAQAQRISTAILEAAEFYDGRLPELFCGFSRDQIAEPVPYPTACSPQAWAATTPIRLVTNLMRYDTHVSLGGLWVDPVLPESYGDLHISNAPVAGGRITIDIVSCIPSVLGLPEGLKLRPGQRPYLTELVEQAGLHREPRRR, encoded by the coding sequence ATGGCTGGATGGAACGCCGACACAGCGGCCGGCCCGTTAGGGGCCGGGACGGTCACTCTGGTGGAGGGCTCCTCCTTCTGTATCTCATTGCCCAATGGGGATATTCATCCCGAACACCCGCACGGGGTCTTCTTTGAGGACACTCGGATTCTGTCCGGCTGGAACCTGACTGTTAACGACGAGCCGCTTGAGTCCCTGGCAGCCAATATGAAGGAGCCGTACCGGGCGCTGTTTGTAGGGCGCGTCCCTCGTTCTGACGGGTACGCTGACAGCCCGCTGATCGTGGAGCGCCTGCGGGAGGTGGGTGCCGGCATCCAGGAGCAGGTCACTATCCGCAATTACTCCGTGGAACCTGCTGAATGCGTCATATCTGTAAGCATTGCGGCGGACTTTGCGGATCTTTTCGAAGTTAAGGAGGCGCGGATCCAGCGTCGCTGGGATGAATCCCGGGTAGTTGAGGGCGATTCGTTGACCATCAGGGGTGCTTGGCAGGATGTCCGGAAGGGCATTCTTGTCCACGCCCCCGGTGCGGACGTCTCACCGGAAGGCCTCAAGTACCGTATCTCCGTCGCGCCGCACACTCAGTGGAGCACGCTCCTCACCGCCGTGCCCAGCGACGAAACAGCAAGTCCGCGTCCGCCGTCGTTCGTCAAGGTGGGTGAGGACGGATTATCTCCCATGGACCGGCGCCGGCAGGAATGGGTGGCCAAGATTCCTGTGCTGCACATGGGAAACCGCTCCATCGAACGGACTTTACGGCGGAGCTACGACGATCTAGGCGCCCTTCGCATCGAGGACCCGAATCATCCCGAGCGCATTGTGGTGGCTGCCGGAGCACCCTGGTTCATGACCCTGTTCGGCCGCGACTCGCTGTTGGCCTCGGAAATGGCGCTGCCGGTGGACCCCTCACTGGCCTTGGGTACGCTGCAGACGTTGGCGGACCGCCAAGGCAGCGCGGTGGATCCCATGAGCGAGGAGGAGCCCGGGAAAATCCTGCACGAAGTCCGGCTCGATGTCTCCAGCGGCCTGGCACTAGGCGGAAAATCCATCTACTACGGCAGCGTGGACGCGACTCCGCTGTTCGTGTTGGCGCTTGGATCGGTTAGCCGCTGGGGATTCGCCAGGGACACCATCGCAGCCCTGCTACCGCACGCCGACCGGGCGCTGGCGTGGATCAAGGATTACGGTGACAAAGACGGTGATGGGTTCGTCGAATATGAGCGTCTCAACCCCCGGGGGCTCGTTAATCAGGGCTGGAAGGACTCCTGGGACGGAATCAACTTCGCCGACGGCCGCCTGGCCGAGCCGCCCATTGCGCTTTGCGAGGTGCAAGGCTACGTTTATGCGGCATACACAGCGCGCGCATGGATGGCCTACGACGCTGGTGACGTGGCTTTGGCGCATGATTACGCCGACCAGGCAGCGCAGTTGAAGAAAAGGTTCAATGAGCAGTTCTGGATGCCTGACCGCGGGTACTACGCGATCGCATTGGACGGCAAGAAGCGGCAGGTTGACGCCTGCGCCTCCAACATGGGCCACTGCCTGGTCTACGGCCTCATCGACGAGGACAAAGCACCGCTTGTCGTGGAACGGCTGATGTCTCCGGAGATGTTCAGTGGCTGGGGCGTGCGGACCCTCGCGAGCGACATGGGCGCCTACAACCCAGCGAGCTACCACAACGGCTCGGTCTGGCCTCACGACAATGCGCTCATCGCCAGCGGCCTGCTGCGGTACGGCTTCATAGCCCAGGCACAGCGGATATCTACGGCCATCTTGGAGGCAGCCGAGTTCTACGACGGCCGCCTGCCGGAGCTGTTCTGCGGTTTCAGCCGAGACCAGATTGCCGAGCCTGTCCCTTACCCGACGGCCTGCTCGCCCCAGGCCTGGGCGGCCACCACACCCATCCGGCTGGTGACGAATCTGATGCGGTACGACACCCATGTCTCCCTCGGCGGGCTATGGGTGGATCCAGTCTTGCCCGAGTCTTACGGCGACCTGCATATCAGCAACGCCCCCGTGGCTGGGGGCCGGATCACTATCGACATCGTTAGCTGCATCCCCTCCGTTCTAGGGCTGCCAGAAGGACTGAAATTGCGTCCGGGGCAACGGCCTTACCTGACTGAACTGGTGGAGCAAGCCGGCTTACACCGAGAGCCCCGGCGGCGTTAG
- a CDS encoding MFS transporter, which yields MNSGAAASSSKGSTDPEYATNLRRATFASSVGSALEYYDFALYGLASALIFSRVFFSNLDPATGTVASFATFGVAFVARPLGGLFFGTVGDKLGRKWVLVATILLMGGASTLVGALPTYDQIGIWAPALLVLMRLLQGFGAGAEQAGATVLMAEYAPVRRRGFFAALPFIGIQAGTLLAAGVFIYLGTLPTDVLLSGIWRIPFLASILLIAIALFIRLRLRESPTFIVLEEQEQISHSPLREVFSRSLINVLRGIGLRMAENGGSYLFNTLAVSFVVTTVGVESWIGPLAVAVGSLVGMVSVPWAGALSDRFGRIPVYRFGAGVLLVLAFPGWWLLSLGNPVVIILVITVAIGFGVNTMLGSQCALLPELFGNRHRYIGVATAREFSAVLAGGIAPVAGAWLISISGGAWWPVATYVFVLSVITFATTFLVPETRGRDLTLIEDASRDTADQVSQRPTPTSPRSNRGHGSLA from the coding sequence TTGAATTCCGGTGCAGCAGCAAGCAGCAGCAAGGGCTCCACTGATCCTGAGTACGCGACGAATCTTCGCCGGGCAACTTTCGCGTCAAGCGTGGGAAGCGCCTTGGAGTACTATGATTTTGCCCTTTACGGGCTTGCCTCCGCCCTGATCTTCAGCAGGGTTTTCTTTTCCAACCTTGACCCTGCCACGGGGACTGTTGCCAGCTTTGCCACATTCGGGGTTGCATTTGTTGCTCGGCCCCTGGGCGGACTTTTCTTCGGCACAGTCGGCGACAAGCTTGGCCGGAAATGGGTGCTGGTGGCCACCATCCTGCTGATGGGCGGGGCCTCCACACTGGTGGGTGCATTACCAACGTACGACCAGATCGGTATCTGGGCGCCGGCCCTTCTGGTCCTGATGCGGCTCCTGCAGGGTTTTGGGGCGGGGGCGGAGCAAGCGGGGGCCACTGTACTGATGGCCGAATATGCGCCGGTGCGTCGTCGGGGGTTCTTCGCTGCCCTGCCGTTTATCGGTATACAGGCCGGCACCCTGTTGGCTGCCGGCGTCTTCATCTATTTGGGGACTCTGCCCACGGATGTGCTGCTCTCGGGGATCTGGCGGATTCCTTTTCTGGCTTCTATCCTGCTTATCGCTATCGCATTGTTCATCCGCCTCCGCCTCAGAGAGAGCCCCACGTTCATCGTGCTCGAAGAGCAGGAACAGATCTCCCACAGCCCGCTGCGTGAAGTGTTCAGTCGGTCCTTGATCAACGTGCTGCGCGGCATCGGGCTGCGGATGGCGGAGAACGGCGGCTCCTACCTCTTCAATACCCTTGCCGTCAGCTTTGTGGTCACCACAGTCGGTGTGGAGAGCTGGATCGGTCCACTGGCAGTCGCCGTCGGCTCGCTCGTTGGCATGGTCTCGGTCCCGTGGGCCGGCGCTCTGTCGGACCGTTTCGGTCGGATTCCGGTATATCGTTTCGGTGCCGGCGTCCTGCTGGTGCTGGCCTTCCCCGGTTGGTGGCTGCTGTCCCTGGGCAATCCTGTGGTCATCATCCTGGTTATCACGGTGGCTATCGGCTTCGGAGTCAATACGATGCTGGGTTCACAGTGCGCTCTCTTGCCCGAACTCTTCGGCAACCGCCACCGCTACATTGGTGTCGCTACAGCCCGCGAATTCAGCGCGGTGCTTGCCGGCGGGATCGCGCCCGTGGCGGGCGCGTGGTTGATCAGCATCAGCGGCGGTGCGTGGTGGCCGGTGGCGACCTACGTCTTCGTGCTGTCCGTCATTACGTTTGCTACTACTTTCCTGGTGCCCGAAACACGCGGCCGCGATCTGACGCTGATCGAGGACGCCTCGAGGGATACCGCCGACCAGGTGAGTCAACGTCCGACGCCGACCTCGCCAAGGAGCAACCGCGGCCACGGCAGCTTGGCCTAA
- a CDS encoding fumarylacetoacetate hydrolase family protein, translating into MRIARIKTADGPQYAVERNGSWHHTVNPFEDALSYTGGITRDDEAVFLAPVLPAVVLGIAHNRTLNSHPLPIQAWHKSVHTVANPGDHIAAARGRGTVNVEGELAVVIGKSATELTVENALEHVLGFTCVNDVTNVDQGAVDERNFQGKAGGNYTPLGPWIETEIPDPDLVGIDVIINGVVKAKSGTFNLPSSVVDCLVYVTSWLTLEPGDVVMTGAPGTAVAVQPGDRVNGVLGGIGTLTNTIA; encoded by the coding sequence ATGCGCATCGCCAGAATCAAAACTGCCGACGGCCCGCAATATGCTGTGGAGCGGAACGGCAGCTGGCATCACACAGTTAACCCATTTGAAGACGCGCTCAGCTACACCGGCGGAATAACCCGAGACGACGAAGCGGTCTTCCTCGCACCCGTCCTGCCCGCCGTCGTGCTCGGCATCGCGCACAACCGGACGCTGAACAGCCATCCGCTGCCCATCCAGGCGTGGCACAAGTCTGTTCACACGGTGGCCAACCCCGGGGATCACATAGCCGCCGCCCGGGGCCGCGGCACGGTCAACGTCGAAGGTGAGCTCGCCGTCGTGATCGGGAAAAGCGCTACGGAACTCACCGTCGAGAATGCCCTTGAGCACGTTCTCGGCTTCACGTGCGTCAATGACGTTACCAACGTGGACCAGGGCGCGGTGGACGAACGAAACTTCCAGGGCAAGGCCGGAGGCAACTACACCCCCCTCGGTCCGTGGATCGAAACTGAAATCCCGGATCCGGATCTCGTAGGGATTGACGTGATCATCAACGGAGTGGTCAAAGCGAAGTCTGGGACGTTCAACCTGCCCTCTTCCGTGGTGGACTGCCTTGTCTACGTAACGTCTTGGCTGACCCTTGAACCCGGAGACGTAGTAATGACAGGCGCTCCGGGAACCGCAGTAGCCGTGCAGCCCGGCGACCGCGTCAACGGCGTTCTTGGCGGAATTGGAACCCTGACCAACACGATTGCCTAG
- a CDS encoding NAD(P)-dependent oxidoreductase, giving the protein MAFTVGISPDFLDSDGNNVWGDIGLAGLDDAGLNCEYMKDGAEVLTPAQLERYDAILYAAPAVMAESFAGVTNPPLILARFGVGFDAVDLQACTRAGTVATITPDGARGPVATATLSMLLSVLHNTVLKDRLVREKSWDRRESFMGTGLTGKTIGLLGVGNTGGELIRLLQPFGVRYVGHDPFCPPERARELGVELMELGDVATECDALIVMAVLTEQTRHIVNAAILERMKSTAVVINMARGPIINEQDLISALAIGSIAGAGLDVFEQEPVTNELIGMDNVTLSPHCLSWTDEMSLGNGSSCVRAIVNVANGRTPEYVINRDVLETVAFKERLALRVG; this is encoded by the coding sequence ATGGCATTCACAGTAGGAATCTCCCCTGACTTCCTGGACTCCGACGGCAACAACGTCTGGGGCGACATCGGCCTTGCCGGCCTCGACGACGCCGGACTGAACTGCGAGTACATGAAAGACGGGGCCGAGGTCCTCACACCGGCACAGCTGGAGCGCTACGACGCCATCCTCTACGCCGCCCCCGCCGTCATGGCGGAATCCTTCGCGGGAGTGACGAATCCACCGCTCATCCTGGCCCGGTTCGGCGTCGGATTCGACGCAGTGGACCTCCAGGCCTGCACGCGTGCAGGAACGGTAGCAACCATCACTCCCGACGGTGCCCGCGGCCCGGTGGCCACAGCCACCTTGTCCATGCTCCTGTCCGTCCTGCACAACACGGTACTGAAGGACCGCTTAGTCCGCGAAAAGTCCTGGGACCGCCGCGAAAGCTTCATGGGCACGGGGCTGACAGGCAAGACCATCGGCCTGCTCGGCGTCGGAAATACGGGCGGTGAGCTGATTCGTTTGTTGCAGCCCTTCGGCGTCCGGTACGTGGGCCACGATCCCTTCTGCCCGCCCGAGCGGGCCCGCGAACTCGGTGTGGAATTGATGGAACTGGGCGATGTTGCCACCGAGTGTGACGCCCTCATAGTGATGGCGGTCCTCACCGAGCAGACCCGCCACATCGTCAATGCCGCGATTCTGGAGCGGATGAAATCCACTGCCGTGGTCATCAACATGGCGCGCGGTCCCATCATTAACGAGCAGGACCTAATCTCCGCCCTGGCCATCGGAAGCATCGCCGGAGCCGGGCTGGACGTGTTTGAACAGGAACCCGTCACCAACGAGCTCATCGGCATGGACAACGTGACGCTGTCCCCGCACTGCCTCTCCTGGACTGATGAGATGTCCCTGGGCAACGGCAGCAGCTGCGTACGCGCAATCGTCAACGTGGCCAACGGACGCACGCCCGAATACGTGATCAACCGCGACGTCCTCGAGACAGTGGCCTTCAAGGAACGACTCGCCCTGAGGGTCGGCTAA